The window CCGCGGAGGCGACCGTGACCTGGGCGCCGTCGGCCGAGGGCACGGTCACCGGCAGCGCGGGAACGGGGACCGCGGCGAGCGGTTCCACCCGGTCCGGGGCGGCGGCCCGAGTGGGGGTGGATGGGCTCGGGTTGGCGGCCGTACCTCCGCAGGCCGTCAGCGCGAATGCCAGTGTTGCCGCGGCAAGGGCGAGACGGGGAAAGCGGTGTGACGCGGCGGGCGTAGGCACGAAGGCACCGTCCTGATCGTCCGACTGAAGGTTCTGGGGACCGGGGGGTTCTCATCCGGCCTGATGGTAGCTTAGGTTAGCCTAACCTTGCTTGCTAGACCCTTGGAGGGGGCATTCATGCCCACGAGACCCGTCCGTGCGTTCGCCGTCACCCTGTTGGCGGCTCTGCTGGGAGCCCTGCTCCCGGCGACCGCCGCCCGAGCGGGCACCGTACAGGGGGGTCGACTCGACTGGGGTATCAAATCGTCTTTCCAGAGTTATGTCACCGGTCCGATCGCAAAAGGCAGTTTCAAGCTGAAGAGCGGGGCCGCCACGGTCGGCGGCAGCCTGTTCCGCTTCCACTCGGCCGCCGGCTCCTACGACCCGGACACCGGCACCTTCGAGGCCTCCTACTCGGGCGGTGTGACCTTCCAGGGCCACCAGAAGCCCGACGGCGTCCACGAGCTGGACATGACCGTCAGCAACCCCACCGTCAAGATCAGCGGCGGTAGCGGCACCCTGTACGTCGACGTCTCCAGCAAGGCCAAGGACACCGGCGCGGTCAGCAACCAGTCCCGGGTGCCGTTCGCGACGCTCGGCCTCGGCGGCGTCAACATGAAGGGCGGCGCCAGCCCGCTGGCCCTGACGAACATCCCCGCCACCCTCACCGCCCAGGGCGCCAAGGCCTTCGCCGGCTACTATGCGGCCGGTGCGCAGCTCGACCCCGTCTCGCTCTCCGCCGACGTCAAGTCCGCCCCCTCCGCGCAGCCCTCGCCGTCGGCCACCGCGCAGCCGGGTGCCACGGCCGAGACCCCGCAGGCGCAGGGCGCCTTCACCGACGCCGCCGTCGACTGGGGGGTGCGCCGCACCTTCCGCGAGTACGTCACCGGTTCGGTCGGCCAGGGCAAGTGGACCCTCGCCGAGGGCGCCCAGGACGGCGGCGCGCTGTTCCGCTTCCCGCAGGGCAAGGGCGCGTACGACGGCGCGAAAGGCACGCTTGACGCGGCCTTCGCCGGCACCGTCCAGTTCACCGGCGCCCACCTGGACCTGACGCTCGGCAAGGTCGGCGTGAAGGTGGAGAACGGCAAGGGCGTCCTGTCCGCGGACGTCACCACCGGCGGCCAGACCAAGAACGCCGTCGCGCTGGTGGAGTTCGACGCCAAGGGCCTGAAGACCGAGGGCAAGCTCGCCACGCTCACCGAAGCCCCCGCCACCCTCACCGAGGGCGGCTCCCAGGCCTTCAACTCCATGTACAAGGCCGGCACCGAGATGGACCCCGTCTCGCTCGCGATCGCCCTGGACTCCACCGCCCAGCTGCCGGCCCTGCCCGACCTGGGCTCCACGGCCTCGCCCGCACCCGCGTCGCCGGCCGCCGAGCCCGCTCCCACCGCGAAGGCCGGCTCCTCTTCCGGCACCGGGCTCTTCATCGCCCTGGCCGTGGCCGTCCTGGTCCTGGCCGGTGGCGGCGCCTTCCTGGTGTTCCGCAAGCGTCGTACGGCAGCTGCCCCGGCAGCGGCCGCGGGCCCGGACGCGGCCGCCCCCGAGGCCGCGCCCACCGACGCACCGCAGTAAAGCCCCGCCCCCGCCCTCGTTCCCCCTTCTGTTCCTCCAGGAGTTCCCAGCCATGTCGCCCATCCGCCGCCCGATCTCCCTCGCGGCCGCCGTCCTGACCGCCGCCGCGCTCGGGACCACCGCCTTCGTCCTGCCCGCCACCGCCGCGGGCGGTCCGCCCACCGCACCGGTGAAGGTCGTCGGCGGCTCCCTCGACTGGGGCGTGCTCGCGAGCTACCGCGCCTACGTGACCGGCATGGCCAAGGGCACCATCACCGTCGCGGACGGTGCCAAGCAGAACGACGACGGCACCCTGAAGTTCGTCGAGCCGACGGGCCAGTACGACCCGGCCGGCGGTCACGTGGTGAAGGCGGCCTTCAAGGGCAGCGTCACCTTCTCGTCGCCCTCCCCGCCGACCGGCCACGGCTTCGAGGTCAAGCTCTCGGACATCCGCATCGACACCGGCACCAAGAAGCTCACCGCGGACGTCACCAAGGCCGGCGCCACGACCCAGGACGTACCGCTGGCCACGGTGGCCTTCGCCGGCCAGTCGATGGCCAACCTGGAGACCAAGCTCACCAAGGAGGCCGCGGACGCGCTCGGCTCCGCGGGCTACGAGGGCAAGACGGGCGACCCGCTCACCGCGAAGCTGGAGTTCGAGCAGCCCCCGACCCCGCCCAAGCCCACGCCGACGCAGCCCACCCCGAGCGTCACCGCGCCCACTCCGACCGCGCCCACTCCGACGGCGCCCACCAAGCAGCCCACGGCTCCGGCCGACGGCGTGCAGAAGGTCCTCAGCGGCAAGCTGACGTGGGGCGTGAAGGAGTCCTTCCGCAAGTACGTGCTGAGCGCGGGCTCCATCACCCCGGCCGGCGGGGCCGGCAAGAACGGCGACGTCTTCGACTTCGCCTTCGGCAAGGGCGAGCTGGACGTCAAGAAGCAGAAGCTGAACGCCTCCTTCGAGGGCAACCTCCGCTTCCAGTACGCGGCCCACGGCATAGACATGACCTTCGCCAACCCGCGCGTCGACGCCACCGGCAAGTCCGGAACCCTGTACGTGGACGTCAAGAACGCCTCCGGCAGCAAGGCGGCCGTCCCCTTCGCGACGCTCGACCTGTCGAAGACCGACTACAAGACCAAGGGCGGCGTGCTGGCGCTGAACGCGGTTCCGGCGGCCTTCACCGCCGAGGGCGCGGCGGCCTTCGCCAACGACACCACCGGCTCCATGTACAAGGCGGGCGACGCGATCGACCCGGTCTCCTTCTCCGTGGCGGTGGACAAGGACGCCGTCCTGCCGACGACGGGCACCACCGGAGGCACGGGCGGTACGGGTGGCACCACCGGCGGTACGGGCGGCACCGTGGGCGGCGGTTCCGTCGGCGGCAACCTCGCCGCAACCGGCGCCGAGATCCCGGCCGCGGCCCTGCTCACCGCCTCCGGCGTGATCGTCGCGGCCGGCGCCGGCGCGGTGTTCCTCGCGCGCAGGCGGCGTACGGCCCAGGTCTGAGCCGTGTTTCAATTCCCGCGTGAACGATCTCGACGTGTTGAAGGTCTTCTGCGCGGGTGACGGCCGCTTCGGCAACCTGCTCGGTGTCGTACGCGACGGCCGGACCTGCCCCGACGACGCGTCGCGGCAGGCCCTGGCCGCCGAACTCGGCTACAGCGAGACGGTGTTCGTCGACGACCCCGAGCGCGGGGTCGTCGACATCCGCACCCCCGGCACGCGCATGTCATTCGCGGGACATCCGCTGGTCGGGGCCGCGTGGCTGCTGGACATCGAGGAGCTCCAGCCGCCCGCCGGATCCGTATGGGCCCGTGACGACGGGGAGTTCACCTGGATCACGGCCCGCCCCGAGTGGGTCGAGGGCAAGCGCACCGAGCAGTACGCGTCCGTCGCCGAGGTCGAGGCGCTGCCGGCCCCGCCGCAGGGCGAGGGCTGGCTGTACGCCTGGGCCTGGGAGGACGAGGCCGCGGGCCGCGTGCGGGCCCGCGGTTTTCCGCGCCGCCCCGACGGGATCATCACCGAGGACGAGGCCACCGGCTCGGCGGCGATCCTGCTGACGGCCCAGCTGAACCGCGCCCTGAACATCATCCAGGGCGCCGGCTCCCAGATCCTCACCGCCCCCGGCCCGGACGGCACGGTCGAACTCGGCGGCCGCGTCCGTTTCGCCCCGACCCCGGACCGGATCTGACGGGAAGCCATCAGGTGTTGCCTGATGTCGTCGGCGGCCAGGACCGCCGCCATCGCGCTGGTGGCCGCGGCGGTCGGGGCGCCGTCTCCGCCGTTGGCGAGTTCCCCCGGAGTGCTGAAGGACCATCCGTTTCCGAGCCAGGCCAAGGCGGTGACGTCGCCCTTCCAGTCGCAGTAGTACACCCGGGGCTGCGAGGTTCTGGTGAGCGCGACGGCCATCGGGCTGTATTCGGCGGCGAATTCGGCACCCGAAGACTGTCTCAGGTTCTCCTGGGACCACCACTTCCGGCCCGTCGGGTACTGGTTGGTGGGTGCATCGACATTGTGGGACAGCTGGCAAGGGTTGTTGTTGACGTCCAGGTAATAGATCCGCCGGAGATCCGAGCCGAACCCGACGGCCGCGAGCGGGGTCACAGGACAGATCGGAAACAGATTCACCAACGTACTGAGGTTGGTCACCGAGGGTTCCTGGTTGTGTGTCCAGGCCACTTCCATGACGTTGCCGCGGGTGTTCAAGTAGTAGATGAACACCCTACGGGTGTAGGCGGTGACCATCGTCGACAACGGACTGGCAGCCGAAGCCGCCGGGGGCCTGTTGTAGTTGCGCAAGGTCCAGGTCTTCTTGTTCTTGTGCCACAGCCGCACAAGACGGTTCGATGCGTCGAAGTAGTGGACCGTTACGCCGCCCGGCACCGTGACGGCCAGCGGACTCCGGATGCCGGCGACCGGCGCGCCGATATCGGTGGTGAAGTTCCGCCACCGCACATCCTGGCCGTCGACCGCCAACTCGATGATGCTGCCGTACGTGTCCGCGTAGTAGATCCGCTGGGAATCCGTTCCCAGCGACACCGACGCCAGGCCGTTGCGGGGGGAGGCGAACGGCGCGACCGGCTTGGGCGGCCCCGGGCCACCCGGCGGCCCCATGGAGTCCTCGGCGGAACTCCCGGCCTCCGGCAGGGAGAAGTTGAGATCCCGGCACACCCATTTTCCGTCGCGCAAGGTCACCTCGATCACGGTGACGATCTTCTCTTTCCCGCCGAGCGCTCCTAATTCCATGATCTCGATCCGTTCCTGTGGTCATCGAGCCCCCTCTCGACGCTCCGCCTCCCCGCACGGTCCCACCACATTCGTTAAGCCATATGGGTGACGTCGGACTCTGTGCCGTCGAGGCCCGTAGGTATTCCGCGCAGGAGTGAAGTGAGTACGCGGGCGCTGACGCGGCCGGCGGGCGCCGCGGTGTGATGGCGCCATGACGAAGACTTCGGTGATCCGCCGCCCCGACGAGCGGCAGCGGTGGCTGCCGGTGGCGGCGCTCTTCACCGCGCTGGCCCCGGCGGCCGTGTGGTGCGGCCGGGCGACCTCCTACCTGCCCGGCTTCCCGCCCGGGTTCGCCTACTTCTACGCCTTCCCGCTGGCGATGGTGGCCTTCACCTGGATCCCGCCCCGGACCGACGCGCAGCGCAGGAGGCGTCTCGCGCTGGGGAGCATCGGCTGCCTCCTCGCCTTTCTCCACCCGCACCTGGTCCTCGTCGCGGTGCTCACGCTCTGGGCGTTCTCGGGCGGCTGACGCGGGCCGCAGGGCGGGATTTTTTACCGACAATACGTCGGGAACTCATTGACTTAGGCAAGCCTAAGTAGGAAGATCGGGCGTGACGGTGATGCCGTCACGCCTGTTTCCCCTTCCTGGAGGTCCGCCTTGGACGCCTTCTCTACGGTCATCCGCGTCGCCTCGCACGAGCAGCACACCGAGGCCGAGACGTCGACCTTCATGAGCGATCTGCTGGGTGGACGGCTCGGCGTGGACGCGTACACGCGCTACACCGAGCAACTGTGGTTCGTGTACCGGGCCCTGGAGGACGCGGCCGAATCGCTCAAGGACGACCCGGTGGCAGGCCCGTTCATCCAGCCCGAGCTCATGCGCGTCGCCGAGATCGAGCGCGACCTCGCCCACCTGGTGGGCCCGGACTGGCGCGAGAGCGTGGTGGCCCTGCCCGCGACGCGTGCCTACGCCGACCGGGTGGCCGAGTGCGCGGCGCAGTGGCCGGGCGGGTACGTCGCCCACCACTACACCCGCTACCTGGGCGACCTCTCCGGCGGCCAGATCATCCGCGACAAGGCCGAACGCACCTGGGGCTTCGAGCGCAAGGGCGACGGCGTCCGCTTCTACGTCTTCGCGGACATCTCCAATCCGGCGGCCTTCAAGCGGACCTACCGCGAGCTGCTGGACGCCATAGCGGCGGACGACCTGGAGAAGCAGCGCATCATCGACGAGTGCAAGCGCGCCTTCGACTTCAACGGCGCGGTCTTCCGGGAGCTGGGCGAGCAGTTCCCGCTCAGCGCGTAGCCCCGGGGAGTCCGCGGGAACAGGGCCGGGCCCGGTGCACAGGTGCACCGGGCCCGCTCGTGTTCGCGGAGGGACCGCAGGACTAGGGGAGGGTCAGGATCTCCGCGCCGGAGTCCGTGACGACCAGGGTGTGCTCGAACTGCGCCGTCCGCTTGCGGTCCTTCGTGACGACCGTCCAGCCGTCCTCCCACATGTCGTACTCGTGGGTGCCCAGGGTCAGCATCGGCTCGATGGTGAAGGTCATCCCGGGCTCGATGACGGTGGTGGCGTGCGGGCTGTCGTAGTGCGGGATGATCAGGCCGGAGTGGAAGGAGGAGTTGATGCCGTGGCCGGTGAAGTCCCGGACCACGCCGTAGCCGAAGCGCTTCGCGTACGACTCGATGACCCGGCCGATGATGTTGATCTGGCGGCCCGGCTTGACCGCCTTGACGGCCCGGTTCAGCGCCTCGCGGGTGCGCTCCACCAGCAGCCGCGACTCCTCGTCCACCTCACCGCACAGGTAGGTGGCGTTGTTGTCGCCGTGCACCCCGCCGATGTACGCGGTCACGTCGAGGTTCACGATGTCGCCGTCGCGCAGGACGGTGGAATCGGGGATGCCGTGACAGATGACCTCGTTCACGGACGAGCACAGCGACTTCGGGAAGCTCCGGTAGCCGAGCGTCGAGGGGTAGGCGCCGTGGTCGCACATGTAGTCGTGGGCGACCTTGTCGAGCTCGTCGGTGGTCACCCCCGGCGCGATCAGCTTGGCGGCCTCTTCCATCGCCTGGGCGGCGATCCGGCCGGCGATGCGCATGGCCTCGATGGTCTCGGCCGACTGCACCTCCGGTCCGGTGTACGGAGTGGGTGCGGGCTTGCCCACGTACTCGGGCCGGCGGATGTTTCCGGGAACGGAACGGACGGGGGAAAGCTCGCCTGGTACGAGCAGCGACTGGCCAGACATGCAAGCGAGTGTATCCAGCGGGGATGGGGCAGCATGGCGGCAGAGAGCGGTAACGAGAGGAGCCCGACAACGATGGCCCTGTTCAAGAAGCGCCAGGTGGGCAAACCGGGCGAGTGGTACTACTGCCTGGTCCACAACAAGGTCGAGGAAGGCCCCGAGTGTCCGGCGAAGGACCGTTTCGGTCCCTACGAGACGCCGGAGGAGGCGGGCCGCGCCATGGAGACGGCGCAGGAACGCAACCTCGAATGGCAGAACGACCCCAAGTGGAACGACAAGAGCCGCGGGGAAGAAGAGGGCACGGCCCCCTGACGGGCCGTGGCCCCGGGGGCTCCTACCAGCGGCTGGGCGGCGGGGCGGTCAACTGATCGGCCAGCCGCGCCAGCCGGTCCCGCAGCCGGCGCGACCCGCGCTGCACCGGCATGCCGTTCTCCCCGGCCGCCGCGCCGACCAGGTGCTGCACGGTGTCGAGATCCAGCTCGGCGCCGTCCTCCGGCACCGACAGCGCATCGTGCGCGAGCGCGCCCAGCTCCCGGTCCCCGCCGTCCAGGGACAGTACGGTCGCCCCCGCGCGCCGGGCGTCGTGGACGCGCTCCAGCAGGCCCTCGCCGGGCTCCCCGGGCGCCACCACCAGCAGCGTGTGCCCGCGCCGGGCCGCCTCCAGCCGGCCCAGCCCCACCGACAGGTGCGGCGGCTCCCCGGGCCGCACCCGGTGGCGTACGAGCGTCGGCGCCAGCTCCGGCAGACCGGACCAGGCGGCCTCGTCCACCAGGTGCGCCGCCAGGTGCCAGGGCTCGTAGCGCTCGGTCCCCACCAGCAGCAGGTTCCCGCCGGCCGGCACGACGGACCGCCGCAGCGAACCGGCGAAGCGGCGCGCGGCGCCCGGCCACTGCGTACCGGCGAGCACCTCGCGCAGCAGCGCGACCCTCACGGCATCCATATCGGGCATCCTGCACCATCCGGCGCACCCGGGGGAGCAGTTCACCCGCGGACCCCACCGTTGTCGCACGGAACCCGGGCCCGTCGCCCGTCGGACCCGGGCGGACCCCGCGGCTCCGGGGCCCCGCGGACCCGACGGACCCCGGGCACCCCGCGGACCCGACGGACCCGGGCACCCCGCGGACTCCGCAGCTCCCGGCGGCTCACCGCGACTCCCTCCCCTTCGACTGTGGGCTACCCGGCAGTACCCTCGCCCCCATGACTTCCTCAGACAGCACGCAGAAGCCGCCGGCCAAGGACCCGTGGGACCTGCCGGACGTGTCCGGCCTCGTCGTCGGCGTCCTCGGCGGCACCGGCGACCAGGGCCGGGGCCTCGCCTACCGCCTCGCCAGGGCCGGCCAGAAGGTGATCATCGGCTCCCGCGCCGCCGACCGCGCACGGACCGCCGCCGACGAGCTGGGCCTCGGCGTGGAGGGCGCGGACAACGCCGAGTGCGCGCGCCGCAGCGACATCGTCATCATCGCGGTGCCGTGGGAGGGCCACGCCAAGACCCTCGAAGCGCTCCGCGAGGACCTCGCCGGCAAGCTCGTCGTGGACTGCGTCAACCCGCTGGGCTTCGACAAGCAGGGCGCGTACGCCCTCCAGGTCGAGGAGGGCAGCGCCGCCCAGCAGGCCGCCGCCCTGCTCCCCGACTCCCGCGTCACGGCAGCCTTCCACCACCTCTCGGCGGTCCTCCTCCAGGACGAGTCGATCGACGAGATCGACACCGACGTGATGGTCCTCGGCGAGGTCCGCGCCGACACGGACCTCGTCCAGGCCCTGGCCGCCCGCATCCCGGGCATGCGCGGCGTCTTCGCCGGCCGCCTGCGCAACGCCCACCAGGTCGAGTCCCTGGTCGCCAACCTGATCTCCACCAACCGCCGCTACAAGGCCCACGCGGGCCTGCGCGTCACGGACGTCTGAGCGGCGCGTCCGGCCGGGCACGGAAGACGCGGTGCCGGGCGTGCCCGGCGGGACGGTCCTGTCGGACCGGACCGCCGGGCACGCCCGTGCTCAGCTCCGCCGCCCGGGGCGCGCTTCGAGGACGCCGAGCTGGGCCACCACCCCTTGGTAGAAGCGGTCGACGGCGTCGTCCACGCTGCGGATGAAGCCGGACTCTGTGTTGCCGCGGCTGTTGCCCATGCCCTTGATCAACGACAGCCGGAACCCGCTGAGCGGCGCGCCGTCCCTGGGCAGGAGATCGCCCGGTTCGGGACGCAGGCGCTCCAGGGTGCCGCGCGGCCCGTTCTCACCCTCCACGAGGCTCTGCACGTGCAGGTCCGCGGGTGCCTCGGCGAGCAGCCGCATCAGCCGCTTCGCCGTGGCCAGCGGATAGGCACCCTCGGGGGCCGGGACGTCGACGGACGTGCGCACCTTTCCCGTCCGCAGATCGGCGATCACCGCGATCACGGAGCTGGTCCCGTCGACGCGCAGTTCCGCCGAGAGCCTGCCCTCCGCGCACAGCCTCTCGGCCGCCGCGACGCGCCGGGCCCGCGGATCGCTGCCGCGCCGGGCCCGCTGCACCGGCAGAGCCCTCTGCCCGAGTTCACCGCCGAGGCGCAGACAGACCTGCCGGACGAGCCGCTCCCAGCTCTCCACGACATCGACGGCGCGGGCATCGACGGGGTCGATGGTCTCGTCCTCGATGCCCTTGCGCACGGGTACCCAGGCGGGGCCCATGTTCTGGAACCCGTGGCAGCCCGAGTTCTCGTGCTGCAAGTACTCCAGGAGTTCCTGGAGGAGCCAGGCATGGGCGGCATTGCCGACGCCCTCGTGGCGGATCAGCATCTGGGCCTGGTGAGCCACCTCGGCCCACGACAGGTGCCACAGACTGACCTTGTGCTTGCGCCGTCCGTCGACCTTGACGTCGACCATCGGGGCCCCTTCGAGCGCCACGTCGTTGGAGAGGGTGATCACGGCCTCGTAGCCTCGGCGCGCGGCGATGTCCATGTACTGCTGGACCTGCTCGGCCTTGAGGGGATTGCCGTTCGTCTTCGTCTCCACGAGCGCCGTCCACAGCTTGCCCGCACGCTCCACCCGGATCACACCGTCGGGGCGCTTCGGGGCGTCGCCGTGGGGCAGGGACACCTCGGTGAAGGTCTCCATGCGGCCGGCGGGGGCGCCGAACGCGGCGGTGAGGCGGCGTCCCAACTCGGGGACCTGGGCCATGACGGACAGCAGGACCGACGTGGCCCGTACCTCGCGCTCCTTGTCGCTCTTGAGGGACGGGACCGGGAACAGCCGCGCGGTGCGCCATGATTCGTTCTCGGCGAGGGACTTCTTGGCCACCCTGGGCAGCGTGACCTTCTTCCTCGTGGTGCGCGGGCCGCGACCGCGGGTCTGAGCCGGCACCGTGGCGGCCGCGGGTGCCGGATCCGCGGCCGGCGCGGCAGGACCGGAAGAGGTCCCACCGGCGGGTGCTCCCAGGGGGGCCGGTGCGCCGGTCCCGGGCGCTGCCGCCTCCCCAGGTGCCGCAGCCTCTTCGGGTGCCGCAGCCTCTTCGGGCTCAGCTGCCTCCTCGGGCGCCGGGGGCTCGTCCGCGTCCTCGGTGACCGAGATGCCGAAGTCCGTGGCCAGCCCGGCCAGACCGGTCTCGTACCCCTGTCCCACGGCGCGGAACTTCCACTCGTCCTCCCGCCGGTACAGCTCGCCGAAGATGAAGGCCGTCTCCACGCCCGCGTCCTCGATGGAGAAGCCGACCAGTGGTTCGCCGGCCCGGTCCGCGACCGTCATGCGCAGGTCGTCGAGGTCCCCGAACCGGGCGCCACCGTACTGGCTGGCCGCCACCACGATCCGCGCGACGTCCTCGGGAACCGCGGTCAGGTCCACACTGATGCGGTCCTCGTCACCGCTGTCGGTCGGTGTCTTCCCGAGGAGCTGCACGCTTCCGTCGGCGGCGGCGGGATGGTTGTAGAAGTAGAAGTCGTTCTCGCTGCGGACCTTGCCGTTCTCGTCCAAGAGCAGCACGGAGACGTCGGCATCACCGGCTCCGGAGGTACTGGTCCAGCTCAGGCTCACGATGACCGAACCGGCGTCCTCGCTGAGGGCGGCCAGGCTGACGTTCGCGCCCTTCGGGATCTCCTGCATGTGTTCCCCCCACTCGCCGGCGGCATCCGTCGCTGGCGGAGCGGGCCGGTCTGTACCTTCTGTCGCGCTCGCGATACGGCGCGTCACCGGCGAACCGTAGCGCTGCGCAGCGCAGTGGATCAGGCAAAGAGGGAAATGGGCCGGGCGGGATGCGCGGGCGTCCTTACGGCAGCACTGCGGGGCATGGGGGACACTGGTGTGGCTCGACCCCGTTCAGTGTTTCCGAGGAGCCCTTCCCATGCCCCGCCTTGCCGTCTTCGCCGTCGTCGTCTGCGTCCTCGCGGTGGCCGCGGCCGTCATCGCCTTCGTGGAGGGCAGCTTCCTCGGGATCGTCTGGGTGCTGCTCGCGGGCCTCACGTCCAACATGGCCTGGTACTTCCTGCGCAGGGCGAAGGCCGAGAAGGCCGCCGCCACGCGCAACGCGGTCTGAGCCGGGTGGCGCGGGGCTAGGCAGTGTCTGATGGCTCTTTGATGAGGTCGCGGAGCCAGATCACGATGGCTGCGGTGGCCAGGGTGCCGTTGAAGATGTAGTCGCGTTTGTCGTACCGAGTGGCGACGGCCCGGTGCTGTTTCAGCTTCCCGATGCAGCGTTCGACGGTGTTGCGTCGGCGGTACTGCTCGCGGTCGAAGGACGGCGGGCGGCCGCCGGCCCGTCCGCGCCGACGGCGGTTCGCACGCTGGTCGTCCGGCTGGGCGATCGTTGCCTTGATCCCGCGTTTACGCAGGTAGACGCGGTTGGCACGGCTGGAGTACGCCTTGTCGCCGCGGGCACGGTCCGGTCGGGTGCGGGGACGCCCGGCCCCGGTGCGGGCCACGTTCAGGACCTGCATGAGCGGGATGAACATCGGGCTGTCTCCGCGCTGGCCGGGCGAGGTCAGCCAGACCAGGGGTCGGCAGCGGTCATCCGCCAGGAGGTGGACCTTGCTGGTCAGCCCGCCCCGGGAACGTCCCAGGGCCTCGCGGCCCTCTGCATCCACACGGGTCCCGCCCCTTTTTCGGGGTGGTCAGCCGGGGCGGAATGCCGAGCCCCGGCCGCGTGCTGGTGGGCCCGGCAGGTGGTGGAGTCGGCGTTGACCGCCCACGAGCCGTCCGCGTCTCGCGCGGTGGAGTCGGCACCGGCCTGCAACGCTCGCAGGATGTTCGACCAGGTGCCGTCGGCCGACCAGCGGCGGTGGCGTTCGTAGACGGTCTGCCAGGATCCGTAGCGTTCGGGCAGGTCACGCCAGGGAATCCCGGTCCGTGTCCGGTAGAGCACACCGTTGACCACGGTGCGGTGGTCGGCCCACCGCCCACCCGGCCCGCCAGTCTCCGGCAGCAGCGGAGCTATGCGCTCCCACTGAGCATTCGTCAGTTCATGCCGACGCACCATGACCGGCTCATGCCCAGAACGACAGCAGATCCACCACCCCGGGCAAGAGCCATCAGACACTGCCTAGTCCTGCGGGCGGCAAGATCCGGAAGACACGCCCCTAGTCCTGCGGGACGGCGCACACGCCGTCGCTCTCCTGCCAGAAGCGGTAGAGGTCGCGGCCGCACCACCAGTCCAGATCCGACACGCCGAGTCCGGACAGCACGCCCTCCACCACGTCGA of the Streptomyces sp. NBC_01294 genome contains:
- a CDS encoding IS5 family transposase (programmed frameshift), which produces MVRRHELTNAQWERIAPLLPETGGPGGRWADHRTVVNGVLYRTRTGIPWRDLPERYGSWQTVYERHRRWSADGTWSNILRALQAGADSTARDADGSWAVNADSTTCRAHQHAAGARHSAPADHPEKGAGPVDAEGREALGRSRGGLTSKVHLLADDRCRPLVWLTSPGQRGDSPMFIPLMQVLNVARTGAGRPRTRPDRARGDKAYSSRANRVYLRKRGIKATIAQPDDQRANRRRRGRAGGRPPSFDREQYRRRNTVERCIGKLKQHRAVATRYDKRDYIFNGTLATAAIVIWLRDLIKEPSDTA